One window of the Trifolium pratense cultivar HEN17-A07 linkage group LG2, ARS_RC_1.1, whole genome shotgun sequence genome contains the following:
- the LOC123909134 gene encoding eukaryotic translation initiation factor 6-2, which yields MATRLQFENNCDIGVFSKLTNAYCMVAIGGSESFYSVFESELSGVIPVVKTSIAGTRIVGRLCAGNKNGLLLPHTTTDQELQHLRNSLPDQVVVQRIEEKLSALGNCIACNDHVALTHTDLDRETEEIIADVLGVEVFRQTIAGNILVGSFCSLSNRGGLVHPHTSIEDLDELSTLLQVPLVAGTVNRGSEVIAAGMIVNDWTAFCGSDTTATELSVIESVFKLRDSQPSVIVDEMRKSLIDSYV from the exons ATGGCAACTA GACTTCAGTTTGAGAATAATTGTGATATTGGAGTGTTCTCTAAACTTACCAATGCCTATTGTATGGTTGCCATTGGAGGTTCTGAAAGCTTCTACAG TGTTTTTGAATCCGAGTTATCTGGTGTTATCCCTGTGGTGAAGACATCCATTGCTGGCACTCGTATTGTTGGCCGTCTTTGTGCTG GAAACAAGAACGGACTTCTCTTGCCCCATACCACCACAGACCAAG AACTTCAACATTTGAGAAACAGTCTACCTGATCAAGTTGTTGTTCAGAGGATAGAAGAAAAATTATCTGCTTTGGGAAATTGTATTGCATGTAATGACCACGTGGCCCTCACTCACACTGATCTTGACAGG GAAACTGAAGAGATAATTGCCGATGTTCTTGGAGTAGAAGTTTTCAGGCAGACCATTGCTGGTAATATTCTTGTTGGGAGTTTCTGTTCCCTTTCCAATAGAGGTGGTTTG GTCCATCCTCACACTTCCATAGAAGATTTGGATGAACTTTCTACGCTTCTTCAAGTTCCTTTGGTCGCCGGAACTGTGAACCGAGGTAGTGAAGTGATAGCTGCTGGAATGATAGTTAATGATTGGACAGCATTTTGTGGTTCAGACACCACAGCAACAGAGCTCTCTGTAATTGAGAGTGTTTTCAAGCTGAGAGACTCGCAGCCTAGTGTCATAGTGGATGAGATGAGAAAATCACTCATTGATAGCTATGTCTGA